One segment of Carya illinoinensis cultivar Pawnee chromosome 1, C.illinoinensisPawnee_v1, whole genome shotgun sequence DNA contains the following:
- the LOC122302968 gene encoding protein SIEVE ELEMENT OCCLUSION B-like, with product MAAAGNVQNLSNMSHDHILSLIKPTHDHHGEEKPDYVDPLLGVVGNILKRTSHVIDNLVRGTKPQEERLEEKVPKYASFPSPTCMLKTLSSEMACKAPADAHTHATTMSILGKLSKYSWDTKAVLTIAAFAMEYGDFLLLVSLNSSHDQLAESVGILKRAPAMLNHLGSKKFKDAIVELDGLIKNTLKVIESIFAFEKLYFKYCSYDTEDVTELSTAMKRIPVDVYWAIITIAACTTQMRYCISGDEVNKQQLSRFHEKITTTLQFLKTQEELCQIEIDSLEARKELRKLSQAPSGIVKLLKALIFRKHAVHEPLIIEGCSKVEIKRVDINDLENKNVLLFISGLDISIDDISILNPIYDEIVKKDEYKILWIPIVDRWTVDLKNKFEKLRLMMKWYTVKYFSPIVGIKFISKDWKYQKRSMQVLQINSQGSVEYLNLVHRIQLWGGKAFPFNKPISIDNWMGDLIVGINRPDQSPLVIDENKYFFLYGGKCKEWVQRFNKKAIDMAKDPIIRNISKIPILESFCVGKDSGWEDDHRILGRFWNKVESLFLIINTTGNLKTVRNHAVTSNEIRKLFSYKNEKGWAVLCKGSSVVLAGHWEIIDRVVDDFNKWKVYVRDRGLEHTITQHHVNIKKEVPQPCCRVDISMGAGHAFPDDLTCPYCNHSMETYKSFMCCHTVDADAMNGGSR from the exons AACATTCTTAAGCGTACCAGCCATGTTATTGATAATCTTGTGAGG GGTACCAAACCACAAGAAGAACGCCTGGAGGAAAAGGTGCCCAAATATGCCAGCTTCCCTTCACCGACGTGCATGCTCAAAACTCTTTCCAGCgag ATGGCGTGCAAGGCCCCCGCTGATGCGCATACGCACGCTACAACCATGTCAATACTGGGGAAACTCTCAAAGTATTCATGGGATACCAAGGCAGTGCTGACAATTGCGGCCTTTGCTATGGAGTatggggatttcttgctgcttgTTAGTCTTAACTCATCACATGATCAACTCGCTGAATCGGTGGGGATCCTGAAACGGGCACCTGCTATGTTAAATCACTTGGGCAGTAAGAAATTCAAGGATGCGATAGTTGAGCTTGACGGTCTGATCAAGAACACATTGAAAGTCATCGAGTCCATCTTTGCGTTTGAgaagttatattttaaatactgTAGCTATGATACAGAGGATGTAACTGAACTGTCAACTGCCATGAAACGTATCCCCGTGGATGTCTATTGGGCTATCATAACAATTGCAGCTTGCACCACTCAGATGCGTTATTGCATTAGTGGCGATGA GGTAAACAAACAGCAACTATCGCGCTTTCATGAGAAAATCACCACCACCCTCCAGTTCCTGAAGACCCAGGAAGAACTCTGCCAAATTGAAATAG ACTCACTGGAAGCTAGAAAAGAACTCAGAAAACTCTCACAAGCGCCCAGCGGGATCGTGAAGCTTCTCAAGGCGTTGATCTTCCGCAAGCATGCTGTGCATGAGCCGCTAATAATTGAAGGTTGTTCCAAAGTTGAG ATCAAAAGAGTTGACATTAACGACCTGGAAAACAAGAATGTTTTGCTGTTCATTTCAGGCCTGGACATTTCCATTGACGACATCTCGATTTTGAACCCAATTTATGATGAAATAGTGAAGaaagatgagtataaaatactGTGGATCCCAATTGTGGACAGATGGACCGTTGACCTAAAGAACAAATTTGAAAAGCTGAGGCTTATGATGAAGTGGTACACAGTGAAATACTTTTCACCCATAGTAGGCATAAAGTTCATTTCGAAGGATTGGAAATATCAGAAGAGGTCGATGCAGGTCCTGCAGATAAACTCACAAGGGAGTGTGGAATACCTCAACTTAGTCCACAGGATTCAGCTTTGGGGAGGGAAGGCCTTCCCTTTTAACAAGCCAATTTCGATAGACAATTGGATGGGAGACTTAATCGTTGGCATCAACCGGCCAGATCAATCACCGCTTGTG ATCGACGAGAACAAGTACTTTTTCTTGTATGGAGGCAAGTGCAAGGAGTGGGTCCAAAGATTCAATAAGAAAGCAATCGACATGGCTAAAGATCCGATCATCAGGAATATTTCGAAGATTCCCATATTAGAGTCGTTTTGTGTGGGAAAGGACAGCGGTTGGGAGGACGACCACCGCATCCTAGGGCGTTTCTGGAACAAAGTCGAAAgccttttcttgatcattaATACTACTGGAAATTTGAAGACCGTACGGAATCACGCTGTGACGTCGAATGAAATTCGGAAGTTGTTTTcctacaaaaatgaaaaaggatgGGCTGTGCTTTGCAAAGGGTCTAGCGTGGTTCTGGCTGGTCATTGGGAAATCATTGATAGGGTCGTGGATGACTTTAACAAATGGAAAGTGTATGTGCGTGATCGTGGCTTGGAACATACCATCACACAGCACCATGTCAATATTAAAAAGGAAGTTCCACAGCCCTGCTGTCGCGTTGACATTTCCATGGGTGCTGGACATGCCTTCCCTGATGATTTAACTTGCCCTTACTGTAACCACTCCATGGAGACCTATAAGAGCTTCATGTGCTGCCACACTGTCGATGCCGATGCCATGAACGGAGGCTCTagatga